From Staphylococcus sp. M0911, a single genomic window includes:
- a CDS encoding diacylglycerol kinase family protein produces the protein MTKKYNHGVLFYHEHSGLKDIYQGLGEVTKSLSSMCKHFSIQLSENEGDIKGYCESIKNGQYGNDIDVLFILGGDGTVNELINGVMENDLDLPIGIIPGGTFNDFTKTLNLNPNHTLASQQLLSSHIQTYDVMKINDMYALNFVGLGLIVQNAENVQDGSKDIFGKLSYIGSTVKTLMDPSKFDFTLTIDGEEKTGNTSMILIANGPNIGGSRIPLTDLSPQDGQLNTFIFDDQSFSILNDIFKKRDSMNWNEITQGIDHVSGKQIKLTTDPNMKIDIDGEIALETPINVEVLPDAIKLLTFPDQNNNQ, from the coding sequence ATGACAAAAAAATATAATCATGGTGTGTTATTCTATCATGAACACAGTGGCTTAAAAGATATCTACCAAGGTCTAGGTGAAGTGACAAAGTCTCTAAGTTCTATGTGTAAACACTTTTCCATTCAATTAAGTGAGAATGAAGGGGATATCAAAGGCTATTGCGAATCTATTAAAAATGGACAGTATGGCAACGACATAGATGTGTTATTCATTTTAGGTGGCGATGGTACAGTGAATGAACTGATTAATGGCGTAATGGAGAATGACTTAGATTTACCTATTGGCATTATTCCCGGCGGCACATTCAATGACTTTACTAAAACATTAAACCTAAATCCAAATCATACATTAGCTAGTCAGCAATTATTATCATCACATATACAAACATATGATGTAATGAAAATTAATGATATGTATGCACTTAATTTCGTTGGATTAGGGTTAATTGTACAAAATGCTGAAAATGTACAAGATGGTTCTAAAGACATCTTTGGTAAATTAAGCTATATTGGTTCTACTGTTAAAACATTAATGGATCCTAGCAAGTTCGACTTCACATTAACGATTGATGGTGAAGAGAAAACAGGTAATACCTCAATGATATTAATTGCAAACGGACCTAATATTGGTGGCAGCAGAATTCCTTTAACAGATTTATCTCCACAGGATGGACAATTGAACACCTTTATCTTTGATGATCAAAGTTTCAGCATTCTTAATGATATCTTTAAAAAGCGTGATAGCATGAATTGGAATGAAATCACACAAGGTATTGATCATGTCTCAGGTAAACAAATTAAGCTAACTACTGACCCTAATATGAAAATTGATATTGATGGTGAAATTGCTTTAGAGACACCTATAAATGTCGAAGTGTTACCTGATGCCATCAAATTACTCACCTTCCCTGATCAAAATAATAACCAATGA
- a CDS encoding 5'(3')-deoxyribonucleotidase: MSRKKIAIDMDEVLADTLGAIIDGVNERANLGITVESLNGQKLKHVIPEHDGLVTEILREPGFFRHLKVMPNAQEVVEKLNEHYDVYIATAAMDVPTSFHDKYEWLLEHFPFLDPQHFVFCGRKNIINADYLIDDNPRQLAIFEGESIMYTAVHNMNHHDYKRVNGWKDVEALFLNDK; this comes from the coding sequence ATGTCTCGTAAGAAAATTGCTATAGATATGGATGAAGTACTCGCTGATACACTCGGCGCTATCATTGATGGTGTTAATGAAAGAGCTAATTTAGGAATCACAGTAGAATCACTAAATGGACAAAAATTAAAGCATGTTATTCCAGAACATGACGGATTAGTTACTGAAATACTTAGAGAGCCAGGATTCTTTAGACATTTAAAGGTTATGCCAAACGCACAAGAAGTCGTAGAAAAGTTAAATGAACATTATGATGTTTATATAGCAACAGCTGCAATGGATGTTCCGACATCATTTCATGATAAATATGAATGGTTATTAGAACATTTTCCATTTTTAGATCCACAACATTTTGTTTTTTGTGGTCGTAAAAATATTATTAACGCGGACTATTTAATTGATGATAACCCACGTCAACTTGCTATTTTCGAAGGTGAATCTATTATGTATACTGCAGTTCATAATATGAATCATCATGATTATAAGCGTGTAAATGGTTGGAAAGATGTAGAAGCATTATTTTTAAATGATAAATAA